Part of the Streptomyces sp. NBC_01264 genome, TCGGCATCCGGGTCAGCGGCCATCGAGGCGAGCGCGGTCAGGTGGTATCCGGCGATCCGGGCGGCGCAGTCCGCGTCGAGGACGTCGGTGCGGTAGCGCAGCCGCAGCGTCAGCCGTCCGTCGTCGTGGTGGGCGATGCCCGTCCACAGGGCCGTGCCGGCGGCCAGGGTGCTGCTGTCCGGGGCCGGGTCGGCGCCGGCCTCTGCGTCAGGGCGGTCGCCGCCGAGGCCGGTGGGGTCGAGTACGGTCTCGAAGGGTGGTTCGGTCAGGCCCGGTTCGCTCCTGAGGTCATCGACGGGGAAGTCCTGGTCGGCCAGGAATCGCGCGAGGGCGTGGTGGGTGTGCCGCAGCAGGGTCCGCCATGAGCCGGGGCCGGCCGTCAGTCCGCACGGCAGGGGGCGGCCACCGGAAGCGGCTACGTAACCGGTGGTGACCTCCTGCTCGCCGCTCAGCGCGGCCAGCACCTTCGCGTGCGCGGTCAGCAGCACACAGTCCAGCGACACCCCCAGGTCGTCTGCCAGCCGGCGCAATGCCGTCGCCCGGCCGGCCGGGACCTGCGCCTCGTACTCGGCCACGCCCGCGACCGGCGCCGGGGTCCAGCGCGGAAGGGGCGCGAAGCCGCTGCCGGCGGCCAGGACGCCGTGCCAGAACTCTCTACTGGTGGATGCGTTGAGCTCCATGAGGGGTCTCTCCTGTCTGGTAGCGATGTGGGTTGGCGTCAGACGCCACCGAGCGGGTTCGGGTGCGGGGCGCGGCGCCGGACGGCTGCGCCGGCGGCGGTGCGGGTGGCGGGGTGGGTGGCGGGGTGTAGTCCGGCAGCTGTCGGGCCGGGTTTCCCGCCCACCGGGCCCCCTGTGGGGCCTGCTCGCCTTTCATGAGGAAGGAATCGCAGGCGAGCTGGACACGGTCTGCCAACGTCACGCCGTAGTGGACGAGCGCGCCGACACCGAGGGTGCAGCCGTCACCGATCGTGGTGCGGTCGGACTTGAAGGCGCCGTCCTCCTGCGAGTGGCACTGGATCACCGTGCCCGCGTTCAACGTGCAGTCGTCCCCGATGGTGACGAGGCTCCGCTCGGGGAAGAAGCAGCCGTCGTCGAAGACCCGCTTGCCGATCCGCGCGCCCAGCAACCGCCAGACGAGGTTCTTGAACGGAGTCCCGTCGAAGAACTGGACGTAATCGACCGACGCCATCTTCCAGAAGCGCTCGTGCCGCCAGAACGACGGCTCGTAGATCGAGCAGTACAGAGGCTTCTGCGCCTTGAACCCGGTGACGGCCCGTTCGAGCAGCGCGAAGTAGACGACGCTGAACAGCAGCGTGAGGACACCGGCCAGCGCGAACGCCGACGCTCCTAGCGAGGGGTAGAGGGTGGTGGCGCCCAGGGCGAGAAGGGTCACGGCGAAGACGTGGATCCACCGCGCCATCAGGTACAGCCCCGCCGTGACGGCATTGTGCCGGTTCTTGGCAGCCAGGCGCCGACGCAGCTCGCCACCGCTCTCCAGCTCCTGGAACCGGGTGTCCCGCATCACCGTGCGCGGAATGGCGAAGGGGGGCGAGCCCAGCAGGCCCACGTTCTCCCGTACCTCTCCGTCGACCGGGACCATCACCTTCGTCGCCAGCAGACAGTTGTCACCGGTCCTGGCCCGCGAGGGGTAGGCAATGTGGTTGCCGAGGAAACTGCGGGCTCCGATCGAGACCCGGGACAGCCTGAATGACGTGTTGGAGAATTCGGCGTTGATGACGGACAGGCCGTCGGCGACCATCGTCCTGCTGCCCACCGAGGTCAAGAACGGGTTGTCGTGCTTCACTTCGCTACCGAAGTTCGAACCGGTCTGTGTGACACGGAACAGGTCGTAGCCGAGGTAGCGCAGGTAGTGGACGATCGCGGAGCTGTCGCCGAACAGTCCCGTGAAGAACTTCCTGTTGGTCAGCAGCGCGATGGCCCGCTGCAGACCGTAGTGGAAGCCGTAGAGCGGATAGACCGTGTCCGGCTTGACCGCCAGATGGAGCAGGCGCGGCACCACGCCCTGGATGACCAGCGCGGCGAAGGCGGCTCCGAAGAACAGCACGAAGGACGCGGCCAGCACACCCAGGTAGAACCTCCCGGTGGCGAACGCCGAAGTCCCGTCCTGAGACATTGTGTTCAGCTGTGACAGCGGGGCCAGCAGCACTGTGACACAGCCGGCGGCCAGCGGCAGATGCACCAGCATCAGGGCGAGCAGCTGTCCGACGGTGTAACGGAGCTTCCTGGCGGTGGAGCCGTCGACGGCACCGACCGTGCGGAAGTCCGTACCGGTGGGCTCGGCCGGTGACCCGTGCCAGCGCTCGCCCGCGGGGACGCTCTGACCGGCGTGCAGGCTGGAGGCGTGCCCGAGCTGGGCCCGGTCGCCCATCGAGGTGTTGATGTCGAGGACGGTCTGCTCACTGACGTGGACGTTGCGGCCGAGGGTGACGGGGCCGGTCTGGATGAGACCGTCGTGCGCCCGGTAGCAGGAGAGGAACGCATCCTTGCGGACCACGGTTCCGTCACCGATCGTGAGCAGATCGACGCAGACAGGGACATGCGTGGAGAAGATCGCGACATCGCGCCCGATCTTCGCGCCCAGCGCCCTGAGATACGCCGAATACAACGGCGACCCGGTGAACAGACGGACAGGACTCGTGCGGATCAAGGTTTTGACCAGCCACCAGCGTACGTAGCCGAGGGTCCAGACGGAAAACTCGCGGCTCGTGAAACGACCGATGAGGGTCCACTTCGCCACGATCGGCACCCCGCACAGGCCGGCAAAGCCGACACTGCCCAGCAGTACGGATCGCAGGTAGACATCGAGCACGCCGGAGCCGGCGCCGACCCACTCGAAGCCTCGGACCGTGGCCAGGGCGGCGAGGTAGGAGTAGCCGAGGAACACCAGGAACTGCAGCATTCCGCACAGCAGGTACTGCCCTGTGCCCGCCCGCGCCGCCATCCTGCGCACCGAAGCGGACACCGGCGTTGATGCCTGAGTTGATGCCTGGATTGATGCCGGTCCCGTGGTCACGGGCCCAGCGGATACGGGCGTCGAGGCTGCGGGCACGGTGTGAGTGGAAGCAGGGGCCTGGGGCGCGACGCGGGTGAGCGCCGAGGCCAGGCCGTTGGCCGTGGGATACCGGTAGACGTCCTTCATCGATACAGGCGGCAGGTCGGCCCGCTTCCTGACCCGGGCACAGAACCCGGCCATCACCAGCGAATCGGCACCCAGATCATCAAAGAAGTTGCTGTCACCCGGCACCTGCTCCACACCCACGGCCTCGGCAAGCACCTCCGCGAGGAGCCGCGCGGTCTCGGCCGCCGGGCTGCCGGCCGTGCCGGGCGGGCAGGACGTCCAGGCATCGGTGGATTCTTCTAGCATGGGCACTCCTCGACGATGTTCCGGGCGCCGCGGACCGCGGCGGTCGGCACCCGCCGGTCACGCGAGCGGATTCGTGATGCCGCCCCTCCAGTAGGCCCGGCAGGGGCATATCCGTCATGCCGCTGGATTTCGTAACTTGACGCCCCGTGCTTGCGGCGGTAGGCGGCCGCCGGTGCCGGTCTTCACCCCTTGCTTTTTCGCGCATGCCGGGCGCATCCGCCCTCACCGGCCTGGATCAAGCCCGCCCGGCCCCTATCCCTGATCGTGGCCGATGTCAAGCCACGACATCCGGTGGCATGACAGAGCCGCGCTCAGCCCGCGTACTGGAGGAGTCCCGAAGACGTGGCACCAGGCGACACCTTCCCCGAGCCGCCCCCACAGGAGCCGGCGGTACCAGACGGCGCCGTGGGCGCATGCGAGGAGGCAACCATGCCGGTCATATCCGCCCCCCAGGATTTCAACCAGGACGACCTCTACGTCGACCTCGAGGCCGTCACCGGGCACCGGCTGTTCCTCAAATGCGAAGGATTCAACTTCGCGGGGTCCATCAAGCTCAAAGCCGCAACCGCGATGGTCGAGGCCGCCGAAAGCGACGGCCTGCTCACCCCTGGATCCATTCTGGTGGAATCCTCCTCCGGCAACCTCGGAGTGGCGCTGAGCATGATCGCAGCGAGCAAGGGCTACCGGTTCGTATGCGTGACCGACTCCCGCTGCAACCTGGCGACCCGGCTGCTCCTGGAGACCCTCGGCAGCCAGGTCCACATCGTCACCGAGCCCTCCCCCACCGGCGGACTGCTCGGCGCCCGCATCGACCACGTCCGCGCCCTGTGCGCCTCCGACGACCGCTACGTATGGCTCAACCAGTACACCAACCCCAACAACCACAGCGCTCACTACCGGATCACCGCACCGGCCATCGCCCGCGCCTTCCCTGACCTCGATGTCCTCTTCATCGGGGCCGGCACCACCGGGACCCTGATGGGGTGCGCCCGCTACTTCCGCACCTGGCACCGCCCGGTACGCATCGTCGCGATCGATCCAGAGGGCTCCGCCACCTTTGGACACACGTCCGGTCGCCGCATGATCCCCGGCCTCGGCACCAGCATCCGCCCCCCGCTCCTCGACACCTCCTACGTGGACGAGGTGGTACACGTCAACGAAGCCGAGACGATTCGCACGTGCCACCAACTGGCCCGCCACGGCTTCGTCTTCGGCGGCTCAACCGGAACTGTCGTCAAGGGAGCCACCCAATGGCTGGCCCAGCGGGAACAGCAGGTGACCGCGGTCGCCATCGCCCCCGACCTCGGCGAGCGCTACCTCGACACCGTCTACCAGACCAGCTGGGTGCAGGACCTCTACGGCGAGGACGTGCTCCAGCCCCAGCCCGCCACCGCCGCCAGCCCGACGGGCTGACCCACCGAGCGCTCCCCGGCCACACACCCCGAGGCCCCGCGGCCACTCACAGCGAGGTACTGATTGAGCCGGCCGGCTGGGGCGTGTCGGCACCGACGGGCCGAGGCGGCCCGGCCGGCTCGGCCCGTGGTTCCGGGCATCACCCGGGACGAGCTCGTCGAGATCGTTCGCAGACTCCTGACGGCCTCTCCTGAGAGCGACTACTACCTGCGGCTCCTGGAAGCGAACGTGTCGCATCCCCGGGTGAGCGCCTGGTCTTCCACCCCTCGGGCAGCCTTCCGGGCGCGCCAGCGGAGCAGATTGTCGATGAGGCCCTGAAGTACCGGCCGATCGCGCTCTGAGTCGCGGGATCATCTGGCCGTGGCCTGCTGTTCGGCGCGGGCGCGGGTGGTGGTGAGGCGGTAGGAGTCGGCGGTGCACCGCACACTCCGAGCGTGCGCGGAGAAGGGCTCCGGAGGCGGTAGGGTCCCCGCCAAGCCCGCTGGAGCCGGTACGCCGCGCCACCCGGCGTCGTCGCGCGGCAGTCGGAATGAGGACCTGCGCGTGTGAACCGGCCTGTGGGTCCTTCGGCTACGGCACTCGGAAAGTATGATCGAGCAATGTCTGACATGATCGAAACCACGCCCGGCTGGCTGACCACGGACGAACTCGAAGTGGCCAGGGCCCAGATGCCGATCCTGTACGTGACAGCGGTTCCTGTGCGCGTGGACGAGAGCGGCGAAGTCACCAGCATCGGACTACTGCTGCGCATCGGCCCGGACGGAACGGTCAGCCGGACCCTCGTGTCCGGACGCGTCCTGCACCACGAGCGGGTCCGTGACGCGCTGTTGCGCCATCTGGAGAAGGACCTCGGGCCCGTGGCTCTGCCCCGTGTCCCCGCATCCCTCCAGCCCTTCACCGTCGCCGAGTACTTCCCCACCGCCGGCATCACCGCCTATCACGACCCCCGCCAGCACGCGGTGTCGCTGGCCTACGTCGTCCCGGTGGCCGGCGACTGCCGGCCCCGGCAGGACGCACTGAACCTGGTCTGGTTCAGCCCCCAGGAGGCCGCCGACCTCGCCGTCAACAACGAGATGCCCGGCGGCCACGGCGTACTGCTGAAGCAGGCACTCGCGCACACAGGACACACCTACTGAGAGCCTCGTAGATACCGCAGACGCAAAGCCTGCGCCGACCGGATCCCGACGGGGTCGCACACGTAGCCGGTGAAGATCGCTAGGGGCGCTCCGCCAGGAGCGCCCCTCCATGGCCCCGGCCCTGACGGACACCGGCACTGACACTCCGCTACGCCTTCTGACCCCGTCCGGCACCTTCTGGTGAAGGGCTGCCGTCGACTAGCGTGAAGTGGTGGACGATCTGCGCCTGTCTCACGAGCATCTGCCCGGCGACGTCACGCACGTGATCGCGGAGGGTGAACTGGACGTCTTCACCCACCCCCTGTTCCGTGAGTTCTCCACCGAACTCATCATCCTCGGACACGTGTGGCAGCTCGTCGACCTGACCGGGGTCGACTTCATGGACACGTCCGGCGTCGCCGTCCTCCACGGTGCGCACAAGCGGGCGTCCGCTCATGGCGGCGCGGTGGCGGTCGTCTGCCACGAGGACGGCCCGGGCAAGCCCCTCCGCGTCATCCGGTTGAGCCGATGGGGGCCCACCCACGAAACCGTGGAGCGCGCCTTGGAGGTGCTGGCCCGGGCACGCTCGGAATTCGAAGCCGGCTGACGAACCGCTTCACCGTGCGCCACGGAGCAGGGCGACGGTGAAGACCCGCAACTCGCGCAGCAGGCCCAGGACGTGCGTGTCACGGGACGGGCGGAAGGGAAGGACGAGCAGTGCGGGCAAGCACGCCACCGTCACCAGCAGGAGGACCGGCAGCAGCAGGACGGTCACGAGGACGGTGCGCAGCGTCGAGACGGTGGCTCGGGAGCCCAGGGACAGCAGCAGGGTGGTGAGCACGGTGACCTCCTGGTGGGTGCGGGGCGGCGGACGTCGGTGACGAGCCGTGAGACCCACCGTGCGGCCGGGCCTGAGGGCCGGGACGGGTGGCGATCGGTGGCGACGGGAGGGGCCCGCGGCCGCGCTGTCGGCAGGACGACGGCGAGGAGGTGCGATGGAAGGCGACGAGTGCCGAAAGGGTGAGGGACGTGGGAACCGGGAGCGGGGATCGGGGGACGGAGGGGCGCGACGGCCCGTCCGGAAGTGGTGACGGCCCCACCACGGCCGCCACCTCCGCCACCGCCGCCCGGTCGGCCGTACGCAGGCCGCGGCCGGTGCCCGTGCCGCGCTTGCCGCCGGGGCCGTTGCGCACCCTCAAGCTGCGGCTGCACACCCTCTACCGGGCCGCCGGTGCGCCCTCCGTCGTGGGGATCGCCGAGCGGGTCGCGCAGGACGACGAGTTGCCCGGCGCGCCGTCCAAGGACACGGTGCACCGGCTGCTCGGCAGTGCCCAGTTGGCCTCCCTGGAGGACACGGTCTCGGTGGCCGCGGTCCTCGCCTCCGCGGCCGGCGAGGACCGGGCGGCCGTGGACGCCGAGATCCGGGCCCTGTGGGTGCGGGCGGGGCTGGAGCGGGGGACGACGCTCCGTACCGCCGGCCGCTGGGACCCGCTGTGGCTCGGGGTGCATCCGGCACCGGACCCGGACGGCTCCGGTGACGGACCCCTGCCCGCGTACCTGGAACGCCCGCACGACGTGACGCTGCGCCGACGGCTGGGGCATGCCGCGCAGTCCGGAACCACGGTGTTCGTCCTGCTCGTCGGCCGGTCGGCGACGGGGAAGACCCGGGCCGCCTGGGAGGCCGTACGGGAAGTGCTGCCCGACTGGCCGGTGCTTTTCCCGTCCGACGCCCGGGAGTTGGCCGCGTGGACGGCGCAGAACGGCATCGA contains:
- a CDS encoding Pls/PosA family non-ribosomal peptide synthetase is translated as MLEESTDAWTSCPPGTAGSPAAETARLLAEVLAEAVGVEQVPGDSNFFDDLGADSLVMAGFCARVRKRADLPPVSMKDVYRYPTANGLASALTRVAPQAPASTHTVPAASTPVSAGPVTTGPASIQASTQASTPVSASVRRMAARAGTGQYLLCGMLQFLVFLGYSYLAALATVRGFEWVGAGSGVLDVYLRSVLLGSVGFAGLCGVPIVAKWTLIGRFTSREFSVWTLGYVRWWLVKTLIRTSPVRLFTGSPLYSAYLRALGAKIGRDVAIFSTHVPVCVDLLTIGDGTVVRKDAFLSCYRAHDGLIQTGPVTLGRNVHVSEQTVLDINTSMGDRAQLGHASSLHAGQSVPAGERWHGSPAEPTGTDFRTVGAVDGSTARKLRYTVGQLLALMLVHLPLAAGCVTVLLAPLSQLNTMSQDGTSAFATGRFYLGVLAASFVLFFGAAFAALVIQGVVPRLLHLAVKPDTVYPLYGFHYGLQRAIALLTNRKFFTGLFGDSSAIVHYLRYLGYDLFRVTQTGSNFGSEVKHDNPFLTSVGSRTMVADGLSVINAEFSNTSFRLSRVSIGARSFLGNHIAYPSRARTGDNCLLATKVMVPVDGEVRENVGLLGSPPFAIPRTVMRDTRFQELESGGELRRRLAAKNRHNAVTAGLYLMARWIHVFAVTLLALGATTLYPSLGASAFALAGVLTLLFSVVYFALLERAVTGFKAQKPLYCSIYEPSFWRHERFWKMASVDYVQFFDGTPFKNLVWRLLGARIGKRVFDDGCFFPERSLVTIGDDCTLNAGTVIQCHSQEDGAFKSDRTTIGDGCTLGVGALVHYGVTLADRVQLACDSFLMKGEQAPQGARWAGNPARQLPDYTPPPTPPPAPPPAQPSGAAPRTRTRSVASDANPHRYQTGETPHGAQRIHQ
- the sbnA gene encoding 2,3-diaminopropionate biosynthesis protein SbnA, with translation MPVISAPQDFNQDDLYVDLEAVTGHRLFLKCEGFNFAGSIKLKAATAMVEAAESDGLLTPGSILVESSSGNLGVALSMIAASKGYRFVCVTDSRCNLATRLLLETLGSQVHIVTEPSPTGGLLGARIDHVRALCASDDRYVWLNQYTNPNNHSAHYRITAPAIARAFPDLDVLFIGAGTTGTLMGCARYFRTWHRPVRIVAIDPEGSATFGHTSGRRMIPGLGTSIRPPLLDTSYVDEVVHVNEAETIRTCHQLARHGFVFGGSTGTVVKGATQWLAQREQQVTAVAIAPDLGERYLDTVYQTSWVQDLYGEDVLQPQPATAASPTG
- a CDS encoding NUDIX hydrolase family protein is translated as MSDMIETTPGWLTTDELEVARAQMPILYVTAVPVRVDESGEVTSIGLLLRIGPDGTVSRTLVSGRVLHHERVRDALLRHLEKDLGPVALPRVPASLQPFTVAEYFPTAGITAYHDPRQHAVSLAYVVPVAGDCRPRQDALNLVWFSPQEAADLAVNNEMPGGHGVLLKQALAHTGHTY
- a CDS encoding STAS domain-containing protein codes for the protein MDDLRLSHEHLPGDVTHVIAEGELDVFTHPLFREFSTELIILGHVWQLVDLTGVDFMDTSGVAVLHGAHKRASAHGGAVAVVCHEDGPGKPLRVIRLSRWGPTHETVERALEVLARARSEFEAG